The Calliopsis andreniformis isolate RMS-2024a chromosome 5, iyCalAndr_principal, whole genome shotgun sequence nucleotide sequence CGTGCCTCTCGTTATTGCCAACGAAATATGGAACTGTGTTTGTCTCTGGACGAACGACACtgccttaaaattaaataaatctcAAGATCGTCAGGAGTTCTAGAACAATGGGACTCTGTGGTCATCGATCAAATGTACATATTAGAAACACACGCCTTTTTCTAAGCGACCAGCGATCGTGCTTCGCCACGAGGACGTATTGCTCGAGATAAACGTGAACTGAGATGCTGGGGACGATATCGTGTTATCGAGAGTGTCGGCCACTGGTCGATCGTCATTTGGGACGTTTGTTTAGCGACCAGACGGTGAGAACACATGTACATAGAAACGGAGACTCTTATTATAAATATAGAAGTACGACGTAAGAACAATTTCGATAAGGTTAATTTTAGAGAGAAAACGAACGCGAAGAATGTTGAAAGTGTGTACGCGCGTCGTGCAGCACCCCGTACCTCCGACGCCGGAACTATCTGTGATGGGCCATGCGGTTGTCTTCGAGAATATTTTTCATAACACGCGCGAGAGCTGCAACATCCAAGGGAGATACTTACCACCGGTTACTGTGAATCGGATGAGCTTAATTTTAAGGGTCGGAGAAGAAAAGGAATGAAGGGAAAACGAGGCTGGAGGAAAGTGTTAACGATAAGTCTCTGCTGGAACGAATCAATTTTTTATAACAGCGTGTGAAAGCATCGAGAGAAAGAACGCGAAGATATCTAATCAGATGGTATCAAGATATCTAGTTAAATCTCACCTTGTACATAATTGTGAATGCCAGAGAGGTGAAGTTTAAGAGGAGCCCAAGGGAAACGAAGGAGACAGAGCACACGATGGAGAAAGAGCAATGTGACGTTTGTGAATGTGTGTTTTATtataacgagtatgaaagtgtaAGGGATCGTTTGAGAGTCGATAACGAAGCATGAGAGGGAGAACAAGAGGAAATGAATCTGTTCGTCTGCATCTTATCGCGTGTAACGATATTGACATTTGGAGAATAGCAATAGCGAGCATGATGTGCCATAACGTGACGGTTGTTGCAAGTTCAAGTGATTCGAGTAACCTTTCTAATCGCCGTGCCGCGCGCGCGTGAGCTTTCTGGATCTCGTTCTAGTGTAGCATGCTCGACGTGGAATTACAGTAAATTTCCGTTGATGCGGCTATATCGATTGGTTCACAGATTACAGACGAAGGATATGTCCTTTCGATTTCATTTTTACGCAGTTGCCAATCTTCTGAGCTGATTGATGGAAGAGATGTAGCAGAGTCGACAATTCATTCATTTTTGACATCGTTTTATTTATTATCATCTTATCTTTCATAGAATTCACGTGTTGAAAttagaaaaaaaaggagaaaaaagtGCTTTACATAATGATTTCCAATTGCAATTTTTTCGTAGAGCCATTTTATTTAATTGAATCAACTAAAGATCGTttgtactcatttctcaatggttGATTAAAACATTAGTGATTTCACGACAAAAATGATCTCTGATATTCTCTAGTCAAAGAGTACAATCGATTATTAAGGAACAAATTAGTGTGTATATTTCAGcaatcgcaatatttcatttttcGATTCGCTCAGTATTGTAATCAATATGTTAAAACATATTTGAATTCGAAGGTTAAAACATTTCAATTGGAATTTTCATTCTACAGACTCCACTATGTATCTTCCACCGACTAAATGAACGCAGAGTATTACTGTTCCATAGTGTCTTTGTAAGATAGAGGATCTCattagttaaaaaaaaaaaaaaataataaattcaatcACAATAGTACTACGTTAACTCATAAGGGAAAATCTTGAGCCCAGAAATACAAAAACTTATAAAACTCTTGCAAATACTAAACTCTTCTTCTATTTTTGAACATAATATTCCCGAATTATTTTCAAGATTACATAGAATAAAAATGATGAACAGTTTAAACTTGATGAAGATTCTATAAATTTCTTATTGATTAACTCGAGTCTATTGAAAATAACGAGCGttgtcatttttattttattttttgaaaatagtGAGAAATATAAAGCGGCTTATAGAGGGAAAAGTGATTATATCGAAGAAAAAGACGAGCATCATATCTCTTATTGTTAGAACTCGAATATCACTAATATCGAATTCTTTACTATTTGTCAATcgtaaaatacaaatgaaagGCCATTTAAAAATAGAAGAAGAAGTATGCACGAAGTTTTGAATTTCTGCGTTTGAGATCTTTCCTCGCTAAAGAAAACTATGGAATCCTCTTTACCATTTTAACTGATAATTTTGTTCccgtttataattttttttagaagACTCAATAAGGCAAAGTGTTTATAGTAACATTTATCATAATATCCTGAAACGTTCAATCAACAATCAAGCACAGTGTAATATAGTTATGTATACAATGTGAACATTATCACAAAATTGCAAAGAATCATAGAAATATGGGGAACATATTACAGAAGCGAACCTAAACATTTTATGCAACCTGAGACATCAGTTCCTTTATCGAGAACATTCCTTCGTATAGATTTTAAGTATAAGTTTACTATGTTGATTGCAAACTATGTATACATGCGAAAGCATGGTTTTCCATCTTCGTACGTGTTGAGCATGCCACAGAAACGAGCAAGATAAATAATATAGCTGTAGCaattaccataattttcaatGATAATCTTGGTAATTCTGCATAAATATAAGATTAATTGGGGAAATGTAAACACTATCTCGAATGTAACTGCACGTTCTTGAAATTATGTATTGAATCTACCTAAATTcgataatcaatatttaatcgtataaccaatgataaatttttatacatttttctgATTATACGTTCTTGCTTGAAGCTTCGAATCTAGGAAGAGACTTCGAGCATCCCTTCCTTCTATATCTATAGAAAAAAatctatatttaaaataagacaACGTAAGAAGCCAAAGTTTCAATATTAACTTCGGTTCGTGTAAAAAGTACGAATGGATTTCAGTTAATAACAACGAAAGTATTGTTAACGCATCTATTTTTAGAAGCACTGTCTTCTCTTGCTACAGACGGAAAACAGTGAAATTCTCTAAATTATGGCGAATGCGACAATTACGATAATCGAAAACCATGCTCGATATAGAATTTCGTCGAATCTTAATCGGTTTGTTAGAGTTGTATTTCTGTATTTAGAGTGAGAACACTCAACCCCTTTGTCTGGAATATTTTTTATTCGTTCGACTATGCTGCGCACAACTTCCCATCACATCACATTAAGCTCAGTTAACTCTGGCTGCACATTACTTATATATTCATTAAAATTTGAACTCAAAAATCACGAGCAATTTGAAATGTTCTAAAATTGTTTCCATGTGCTTCCTTTTACATGCAATTGGTCAGATTAGTCACATATCTGTAATCGTACAACCAGAATAGATTGATCAGTAGATACGAATTTTAGATGTTTCTAAGGAAACAGGATCGATCATTATCAAAATATTAAGCATGAGTTAAGGAAGAGACAGATTGTGCGTTAGAAAGGTAATTTTCTCTTCCGTAAAAAttataactttgcgaaaaattcAACATTTTCAAATATCGACAGTTGAATTTAGGCTATTTTCAAATCTGAACTTTAAATTTGACATGATCATGATCACATGATTACAAATATTATCAAACAGtaagtattttttaaaatattttcaaaatacttTGAATATTACGAACTATACATTTCATTCCTCGTTATAAATTTCAAAACTTACTTCTAAGAATGTTTCTAAATtgtcttttaaataatttttatgaaaGACTACCTATTTACGCTCCAAGCATCATACGCGCACAAGTACTCCTAATTTCATGATCCCTCACGCGTGAATTGAAAAATTGACGATTTTCACGAAAAGACCGACATGAAATGAGCCTTAAAACGTTCCTTCTGCGAACCTCACGCAAAACAATCGTTATCACCAACACGTTAGTTCGGCTACAGATAATTTGAATGCCAAAATTCTCAAAATTAAGACAATTGTCGAGAGAAATAAAAACCACATGGGGAAACAGCCGAGGAACATTTTAGGTTTACGCAAGTACCACACACTCTTATCGTTTCTTACCTAATCTATTCACCATAAGAGCGCAAATTTGCTTTTCAAATCTCGCCTTGGAACTGGTGTAATGCTAACACCCGAATCGTGGAAGGAATCGAGTCGAAAGTCGACAATTGGCTAATTTTTTTAATCTTTCATTTTTTTGTGACACGCCTGGCGTGGCGTCACGCGTCGAGTAATATTTCGATTGTTACGCATTGTTAACGTTACCAAAGGGGCAGGTGTGAAACGTGCAACACGGATGTTCAACAGACGCGTTCGAAACTTTGTGATAAAATACGATTGAGTTAAGGGGAGAGCGTGGGGGTTGAAAAATATACTGGCACGGGGGCAAGGACGGGGGGTAGAGGGGGTCTAGGACCTTCGGACACACAGCACACTCCATCGACATGCAGTGAACTTTTcggattatataaatatataaatatataaatatgagtacattataaatatacacGTATACATAAAGTACGAAGTTAAGGCCGAGGTGGACCGTGGTGATTGTCGACGAACAagcatattgttattattgtaaaTGTGTCATATACAGGTAATAGCATGCCATTAACAAAGACGAGTAACATCAGAAGCGAGAGTTCGATAATACATTCGAGATTTCTGTACCGATCACGACGAGATGGATTGTCGTCTTTTCAGGACGATTTGAGTCGATTGCGATTTAAATGTGCCCAATTTGGAACAGAGTAAAGTAGGGATGACGAGGACGAAGAGGCAACGTGAATCGAGTTGTACTAAAATCAGAAATAGTAAGCAGTATTTTCTTGCCTTGATTATCAGTCGTTTCGACGAATAAGTGATCGAGGAATGTGTAACATGCAAATTGAATTTAAACGTCTTTTTGAGGAGAATATGTGTTGAGTCATGAGTCATTCTCATTATTTAGTTATAACATTTAGACTATGGAAGTACAATAAAGAATAAGTAGAAGCAGTAACATGGATCATTTTTTGTGATATTTAAGTTTCTTTCGGTGGAAGTGAAATGGAGGTTCATGCGTTTACTTGTATCACTAGCTTCTGGTGATTATAGTGATCCAGTAGTCAATATCAACGCATAAGTATACTACTTTCTTTTAAAATGTATTATACTTAGCTGAACAAAGATAAGAATTGTTGAAGTTTATTAATAAACGCTTTTTCTtttgaataataattattattcataAGATTGATTCGTTCGTTACGTGTCCATACAAAATACTGGACCTTAATCCTTGTTGCTTTTTTCTTACGCAAATTACGTATTTTTTCTTCCCAGAGTTAATTAATATACGATGAGAAAATGTGATGGAAAATAGAACAGTGAAAAGGGAAGAGCCTAAAGGATTAATTCGAAGTCCATTTCTAGAAATTTCTAGCAATTGCGAATCCCATTCAAATTAGTTTTATTGGTCGATCTTCCGCTAGAAAAGAAACCTTAACTATATCAAATCAATTTTACTATAGTTACATTCCTGTAAGCCATAATATCTCCTCAAAATCCAACTTCAACCATGTCGAACAGCTTCTGTATCGAGCAACGTttccaaaaaagaaaaaaaaataacatTTAAATTGATCCTGAGTGAAGTTCATCGTGAAAAGAAAGTCCTCGAAGTCCAAAAATTGGCCACATAATTTGACTCTCTTCCAATGGTTAAGAATCGTCCAAAAAGTGCTTAACGACGTTTCATCCGTCGAAGAACCATCCGACGTAGACATTGTTTTATGCTCGTCTGAGCCACTCGACTAAACAGTCCCTCGCTAACGAGGTTAATGAGAGAAATAAGGGAGAAAAACGCGATTTTTCCCGATCTACTTGTCGACGGAACGGATTTATTGTATCTACACGGAGTTCCTCTCGACGATTCGCTCTCGATCCGTCGCAaacagagagagagggagaggataATTAAGCATATGAAAGATGCAAACAGAAAACCTACTGGTGATGATGCTGACAAAGTCGCGAAACATGTACCAAAGGAAATTTAAAGGAGATCGACAGAAGAGTAACGATGTATTGTAAATAAATGTATGCGTCGAAAATGGACCAAGGACCTAAATAGTGCAGCTCGTTGTAAAATTAATATCCCGATCTCGCTGTCACGTAGACGAGCTCGGCTGGGTAGGATCGTTAAATAAAGCTATTTATCCTAATGTCGTTTTAAGCGGCCCACCGCGACCAGGGACTTCCGGTACCATACATCGTCATGAAGATCCAGCCTACTTCGACGCTTACAAGGAATATCTGTAAGTCAGTCACTGCTCACAATAATTGGCTGAGAATCGATCAGATTAGAAATTGAAGCATTATCATGataagtcgtcaaacatcatttcAATTTGGACAATCATTTTCATAACAAAATGAGGTAAAGAAAGCAATACAGCTCTGATATCAGTTTTTTTTAGGAAATTGATGAAAATTATCTTTCACTTAAACtagatttttaaaaaatctaaATTTTTCGCTTACATTGTCTTTGAAACTTCTATAGATTTTCAGTTttgaattaaattatttattagttGAAAATAACGTTAAAGAATTTTACTAGGCCAAGGTCTAACATTGCTCCTGTTAACAAAATTGTTTAATGGTAGCATTACTTTTCGAAAGAGTGAGATAATTTAAATAGATCGGCCATATAGCAAGTTCAGCTGATGTAAATTTTGGCTCTGAACAAATGCTCACTAGAATTCTAGTATTAACTGCAGCCGACAGCTTTTAATTGAAACTAGTTATGCGTATGTACTCGACAAATGCTCATTATCGAACAAATTTTTGGTCTCCTATCACCATTCTATTTTTAATGAAGAACAGAGAACGATAACTGCGACAAAAAGTATTCTAATAAAAACTGATACTAGCTATTATTTCTAGAAGCTTAGAAACTTAAATAAGATTTTCTTTAATTGTCAGTGAtagataaacgaataattttagatTTCATTGGATTTATAAAAGACTGTTAATGATTTCCAATATACAATAAACACAAGGCCAAAACGTGTgtgtatattgtattgagtcTATTCGTTCGATTAATTGAGACAAAATAAAATTCTCTAAAAATCGTTATCTGGAGAGTGAGTGTAAGATTGTGGtattaattgataattgatactTGATCACAGTTGATGTAGGCTAGATCCCCTGGTTGAAACTCTATAACCCGGAGACAGAGCGAATCCGTGCGAGAGCAATTTATTCTAATGACAGTCCTCGATCCccttttatatataaatatatacatatatacatatatatatatactttaaAAAGATTCCACCACAGCCGCGCGGTATTATTTTTCTGTATCCCTGTATCTATAACGAGTGATATAATAAGCATTCAAAACCAATGGACTTTAAGGGTTACGAGTAATACGACTGTACTATTAAcgatgaattattattatgattaacttTTCGCCATGTTTTTCGTTTCCATCTAGTAATCGGTAAGGTTTtcgattacaattattattactGATCATAAACGATGCATTGTAATTGTCGCTGTTATATACAATACCATACATTACGCGCGTATAGACATGCGATATGTGCACGCGTGCGGTCGCGCGCGCACGCCTCTGCGCATATGTGTGTGTATATAAGTCTTGGACaacatattaatttaataacaaTAAAGAAAGCGTGAAACTCAATGAGTGGACGTGTGTCGTGGTCTATTTGTCACGTCCTTTTTCACAATCTTTCAGCATCTTACATCAAAGTGTTGGCAACTTATTTGCGCACAGTTCGGTTGCGGGTTCTACAGAGGTAAATATCAGTGTTAGATGAAGCTGCAGTTCTGTCACGATACAAGCTCACGATTTGGAATAAATGCTGAATTGAGAGCTCACGGAACATGACTAACTCGTTTCTAAGACTATATGTTACCCCCTACTCTGCAGCCCCCCTCAAGCAAACTTACATTTTCCTCCTCAAAATTaagaatttaaaaagaaaagtaGTCTTAAAAAACATGAGTGTatcgagcttatatcgagacaaCACAACATATTGCTTTAGATGTGAAGCAAGATGCTCTTTTTCAGTTTGCTGTACTTTTAAAGTTATCTGCATGAGCGTGCCTTGTATATCgatatgtattttattttttaacttgCTAACTTTTTCAAAATTGTAGATATTAGTACATGGTATAGTAGTATGTGTTAGTTTTATACTATTCTATTGCTTAGATTGCGTACATATTTTGATACCCAGAAGTTTTTTTAACATTAATTCTTCAGTTTCAACACAGATCATACTAGATATTTTATTGGTTTGTATCTACTCCCCTGATTTTTTACTGAATTATAATATCATTTTATGGTAGAATACACAGATTTACATAAACCTGTTTTATGTGATAATCACTTGATTATTGTTAAAGTGCGACTTCAATATTATATAGCAGTCTGTGAATGCGAATCAAAAAGCAATTGTTAATGTGGTTAGATACGAACCGAACTTTGCGCGCAACCGGGAATCCTTCGTCTTCAGACTTCTCACTCTAATTACACGTCACTTCTCATTTTTTAATACGACTTGTTCACATAATTTACAACCGAGATCAATTTAAATGTCATTAGGCTAGACTCACTAATTAGATtccaaaatattataaaaactgATATACAGATATTACTTCGTCTGTGGCAGTGACTATAGATGACTTCAAGCTACCCAACTGCCTGTTTTCAAGGGTCATGAATTTTGGGGGTCTCAGAGACCCCCGTGTAAAGGTAGGACTCTACCCACAGAAAACTGCGATATCGACAGTGGTGCCTGTTTTATCAATCATATTTGTAACGCAATTACATTATCCAATATGGTGAAGAAACGTATATACACCGACCAGATAATAAGCACTAGATTATTATCTAGTCGGtggctatatatatatattttttcaccAGAGCGGATAATGTAGTTTTTCTACACACAAAGGTAAAAGATGGACTGATAAAACAAGCACTCTTCTTTTACTGTCAAGCTATATTCGATTGCTACGGTGCAAAGTGTTTCATTCTTTTATACTGGAATGGATCAGATGGCGCTTGTTCTCGAAGCATAGATTCATGACCCCTCGAAAACACAGAGATGGGGTGTCTTAAAAGCATCTATAGTCACTGGTGGTGATAACATTAAATACATGTTTAGATATCTAGTATACATTTGCTTCGTGCTTGTGACATAACTCAACTCGAACCATAACCAAGAAAAAAGTcgcaaagaaaaatatttactgTTTTTATGAAGTGATGTAATATGTCATTAAAACGTAACTAAATGCTCGATGGATATTTTAACTTGAAATGAAGGATCttccaaatagaaaatatattatGGTAGCTCCTGAAGTAAACACTGTAGCGGTGCTTCTAAATATAGGATTTATTTTTAGGTTGGAGCTAGCCATAGTTTGAAACAAGAATCTATTGTAAAACTGCATTTCTAGGGGTTTCTAATAGGTGTGAAAGATATCTACTTTAAGCTGACACCTTTTACTTTCTTGTTGCTTTGTGACTGCATTGTTTTTACACTATCCTTAAAACGAAATTATTCATGTTCATTAAAGTTTTAATACCTTGCACCTGTCATGCAAGAATGTAGGAATTCTGTTCTCTGTGTGTTTTATTTACATGAAGTAACTTGGACAGTAGCATAGGCCAATGTCTGCGAATACAAAAAGATACAGTTATACAAGATACCTTCTTTTACAGTGATAAAAATGGCGAATGACTTAATAATGAGGGGTAAAGATAAGTTGCAAGAAATAAGTATGAAATTGGAACAAAGTCATTTGGTTTATTTACAAACAGATGATAGTCCATTGAAGTTACAGCAACGACATAAACTTGAAGGTAGATTTTATTTTGCTAATTCTTTTAAGTTTTGTAATTTGTTGAAAACTATGCCCATGTTCTGAGAATTAAGAGTAAAACTAAAAATATGAAAGATACCACATAACATATGTAACTGTTGTAAGAATTTCTATACCTTAATTTTATGTATTTCAGGTTTTATCAAAGAATATCTTTGCCTTGTTCCAAACGAGAATAAATATGTATTTCAAGAAACTGCTGACATATTACATAGGTCAGCAGCCACGCTCCAAGATTTTAGTGGATATAGAGCTGCAACTGCCTGGAGTGCTATTTCTTTGTATGCTGCCAATCTTTTGGCTCAACCATGGAGAAAAGAATATAGAACATTAAGGGTTAGTACGTTTCTGTAGAGATTTTATAGAAGTGTAGATGAATATGATTAttaacttattcttttcaatttcAGACATATAGTGGATATTATACATATGAAGTAGAAGCAAATTTAATAGgggcagaattgatgtttgaacaaATGGGATATAAACATACAGGGTTAGGAGTGCTCACTTTGGAGGGTCCTATTGATCCTGACAAAGTATCCAGCGTTAGCAGGGATGCAATAGTCGCCTTCGTAGAATGTCAGGTAATGTCAATTAATCTACTGTATTTGTACCACTTCTATAAAATGCACATAATGAAGGAAATATTACTTTAAACACAGATTCTAAAGCAAATATGGGAGAACGTTTCACAAAACTGTTCTGTCTCGTGGTTAGAAGTTTTAGAATTTAGGGAAAATCATGTTGGCACACCAGAACAAGCAATCAGGGCGTTAAATTATCGTTTCCTAGAGAAGATACATCAGAGTCGCACAAAAATAGAAAACTATAGAGATTACCATTATCCGCAAACTACGTGTATGAATGCAGCATCACCGTCAGTTCCTTACCATACAATACCTCCTACATATAATATTCCGATGCCCGCCTGTCAGGCGGATTACAGATACATTGAAGATACAAATGCGATATCTGGAAATTGTAGATATTTTCCTCCGATGGATCACAGTTTTGTAAATCAGTACAGTGCCTATGGATGCTTGCCGCATGGTAATAAATACTTCAGAGGTGTCCCGTCGAATCCTTATTATACTACGATGCCAGCTTATGCGAGAGTGCCAACAGGCAGATTGATCGAGCTTGACATGCCAGTATCGGTTGCGACTTACGATAAACTACATAATCGAAAAGTACCTCAACGAACATCAGACTCAGACGAGGTAGACTTCTATAGAAGACAATCTAGCGACGGTGACCATTATGACTATGGGAAAGTCGATAAGAAACCTACAAAGTCGGTCAGTGATAGAAATAATTACGAGTCCTGGgactttgtgtatagaaatttgGAAAGTTTAGGATACTCTAAGGACCTTGGCGATCGAGAAGATATTTTACATAGACGGGAACATGACTCCCGGACAGGCAAGCAAAAATCGTTCAAGCAAAATGACGATGAGAAGTACAGCGCACATCGTtttgaaaaaaagaaaagtGGAAAACTCGACGCAAACGAGATCGAATCATTTATAACAAACGGTCGACATCATCACGATACATTGCCATTTAAAAAGAAATCTTCTTCTTTCGATTTAACGGATTCTAATAAGTATCATGTGGATACACCTTCCGAGAACCATCCCTCTGCTCACGATAAAGAGAAAAAGCACGGTAGTCAAACGCTTCCAATTCAACGTTCTCATCGATCCTCGGATCAAATATCAAAAATTGCGGAAACTTTGAAAAGTATAGAGTTATCTCATTCGGAGAAAAAAAATGCAAGAGATGACGAGAGTAAATGGAATTGTGCAACTTGTACGTACCTTAATTCGTTTTCGAGGGAAATTTGTGAAATGTGTGGAAAATCCAGGCACAAAGGAAACGAAGATAAGCCATTAGCAAGTGGTGGAAAAGAGTGTCCACAATGCACATTAgtaaatgaaaaaaatgtttcgaACTGTGATGCTTGTAATGCCAGTTTAAAA carries:
- the Tamo gene encoding PUB and ZnF_RBZ domain-containing protein tamozhennic isoform X2; translated protein: MANDLIMRGKDKLQEISMKLEQSHLVYLQTDDSPLKLQQRHKLEGFIKEYLCLVPNENKYVFQETADILHRSAATLQDFSGYRAATAWSAISLYAANLLAQPWRKEYRTLRTYSGYYTYEVEANLIGAELMFEQMGYKHTGLGVLTLEGPIDPDKVSSVSRDAIVAFVECQILKQIWENVSQNCSVSWLEVLEFRENHVGTPEQAIRALNYRFLEKIHQSRTKIENYRDYHYPQTTCMNAASPSVPYHTIPPTYNIPMPACQADYRYIEDTNAISGNCRYFPPMDHSFVNQYSAYGCLPHGNKYFRGVPSNPYYTTMPAYARVPTGRLIELDMPVSVATYDKLHNRKVPQRTSDSDEVDFYRRQSSDGDHYDYGKVDKKPTKSVSDRNNYESWDFVYRNLESLGYSKDLGDREDILHRREHDSRTGKQKSFKQNDDEKYSAHRFEKKKSGKLDANEIESFITNGRHHHDTLPFKKKSSSFDLTDSNKYHVDTPSENHPSAHDKEKKHGSQTLPIQRSHRSSDQISKIAETLKSIELSHSEKKNARDDESKWNCATCTYLNSFSREICEMCGKSRHKGNEDKPLASGGKECPQCTLVNEKNVSNCDACNASLKDSPTYI
- the Tamo gene encoding PUB and ZnF_RBZ domain-containing protein tamozhennic isoform X1, which produces MQELIKMANDLIMRGKDKLQEISMKLEQSHLVYLQTDDSPLKLQQRHKLEGFIKEYLCLVPNENKYVFQETADILHRSAATLQDFSGYRAATAWSAISLYAANLLAQPWRKEYRTLRTYSGYYTYEVEANLIGAELMFEQMGYKHTGLGVLTLEGPIDPDKVSSVSRDAIVAFVECQILKQIWENVSQNCSVSWLEVLEFRENHVGTPEQAIRALNYRFLEKIHQSRTKIENYRDYHYPQTTCMNAASPSVPYHTIPPTYNIPMPACQADYRYIEDTNAISGNCRYFPPMDHSFVNQYSAYGCLPHGNKYFRGVPSNPYYTTMPAYARVPTGRLIELDMPVSVATYDKLHNRKVPQRTSDSDEVDFYRRQSSDGDHYDYGKVDKKPTKSVSDRNNYESWDFVYRNLESLGYSKDLGDREDILHRREHDSRTGKQKSFKQNDDEKYSAHRFEKKKSGKLDANEIESFITNGRHHHDTLPFKKKSSSFDLTDSNKYHVDTPSENHPSAHDKEKKHGSQTLPIQRSHRSSDQISKIAETLKSIELSHSEKKNARDDESKWNCATCTYLNSFSREICEMCGKSRHKGNEDKPLASGGKECPQCTLVNEKNVSNCDACNASLKDSPTYI